From a region of the Synechococcus sp. PCC 7335 genome:
- a CDS encoding ParA family protein gives MKILASLSLAGGQGKTTTATLLGKHLAAAGYTVLVIDGDPQSNLTTFLGHEVAQNEPTLLEVMKASVGLEDAIYETSVQNLYLIPSDDGLDNAQEYLSTTGMGAMVLGKRLSPGRGTFDICLIDSPPQRSQICKSIIGAAEHIVIPCEATVKGFGSLVRTLEAVNELKSLGASNAELLGVIPFRDRWVGMNQTQESRSVIEAMREEVGEELVLPSIRESEKFKKAISQQATLAELSVPDLAYPFDVLVKRIELMEAIAA, from the coding sequence ATGAAAATCTTGGCGAGTTTGTCCCTAGCAGGTGGACAAGGCAAAACGACAACGGCAACCTTGCTAGGCAAACACCTAGCCGCCGCAGGTTATACAGTATTGGTGATAGACGGCGATCCACAAAGCAACCTGACCACTTTCCTCGGTCACGAAGTTGCGCAAAACGAACCTACACTACTAGAAGTGATGAAAGCGAGCGTCGGACTAGAAGACGCAATCTATGAGACTTCTGTTCAGAACCTCTACCTCATCCCATCCGACGACGGCCTCGATAACGCCCAAGAATATTTGAGCACCACCGGTATGGGCGCGATGGTACTTGGCAAACGCCTCTCCCCCGGTCGAGGCACCTTCGACATCTGCTTGATCGACTCTCCCCCGCAACGTAGCCAAATCTGTAAGTCTATTATTGGTGCAGCAGAGCACATCGTCATTCCGTGTGAAGCGACCGTCAAGGGTTTTGGTTCACTCGTGCGCACCCTCGAAGCGGTCAACGAACTCAAAAGTCTAGGGGCTTCCAATGCCGAACTGCTCGGCGTTATCCCATTCCGAGACCGTTGGGTGGGTATGAACCAAACGCAGGAAAGCCGTTCCGTAATTGAAGCAATGCGCGAAGAAGTGGGTGAAGAATTGGTCTTGCCATCCATCCGGGAATCGGAAAAATTCAAGAAAGCTATCAGTCAACAAGCTACTTTGGCAGAACTAAGTGTGCCTGACCTGGCTTATCCCTTTGATGTGCTAGTTAAGCGAATCGAATTAATGGAGGCAATAGCAGCATGA
- a CDS encoding SH3 domain-containing protein, which produces MKRMTWVYRSFLQGILIGLFFVFLLSPNSGQIFPDGIERFGISFRVLDQSIFVLIFSGILGGLLYTIVVDGLVELPKFTSRSGDTFKAGLFGDLLIGVAGALVFEYLTTTLVITSTGSTAQAIDVLPATQLKLVAARGIIGGYGGRAIMNMALKKFLNKIDKLEIEKSSVVEKTVTLEQGDAQLKQQLAQAEDEKITIQTSTEAPSAIAPRKPPVDYDITTIEQILEAEVDGGIHTSKWSLELTQAIYFALIKLGFLDPSDTLEKVADGWKIFKESINQNSPDMIGTGSAQSLVTALQASEESTPHQPVISSYDVAGISDSAISLIKTSEGFRSKAYADPGHGWSLTTIGYGTTKYPPDGSPVKRGDTISVEKAEKCLKYQLEHDFKPALEKIPTWPRMNSNQQGALYSFAYNLGKGFYQGHNFDSITDLCDHPDWWEDAAKVKQIFVLYNKSNGKVMPGLVTRRQAEADLFCQPALSNKGTALVEKDHQPSQLLKHCYVSDPNPPLNVRSGPGTRFEKVDTLANDSRVTVTGEDAGWLQITHPVNGWIFEKNTSKFLMRLTSDDNPPTNVRSGPGQHFDVVHKLDNGTSIRVIDEKEGWLQLAGPVDGWISRKLVISSSRGISASPAPASMSEAQKYEQYRQLVLAVGGKFRESANQRNLIGFRKETSTRANSGRGEYDDLLFMVWKSGVGQYQLREYSFCTEPSGQYEHRSKLPHRRHPQGVDANSDGWRDLGRIPSGYYEYRKWSSSLFPRALRVTAEIMAERDTDHDGIFEPHEPRAGEQQSMLFHAGGHNNTFSAGCQT; this is translated from the coding sequence ATGAAACGGATGACTTGGGTATATCGATCTTTTCTTCAAGGTATCTTGATCGGCCTATTTTTTGTTTTTTTGTTGAGCCCGAATAGCGGACAAATATTCCCTGATGGAATTGAAAGGTTCGGAATATCGTTTCGGGTTTTAGACCAGTCCATATTCGTTCTCATTTTCTCTGGTATTTTAGGCGGTTTGCTGTACACCATTGTTGTTGATGGCCTTGTCGAACTGCCCAAGTTCACTTCTCGATCGGGCGACACCTTCAAAGCCGGCCTTTTTGGCGACCTTCTAATTGGCGTCGCTGGTGCCCTCGTCTTTGAGTACCTCACTACCACATTAGTCATTACTAGCACCGGTAGTACTGCTCAAGCGATAGATGTACTTCCGGCGACTCAGCTCAAGCTAGTTGCTGCTCGGGGCATCATCGGCGGCTATGGTGGCCGAGCCATCATGAATATGGCGCTCAAGAAATTTCTGAATAAGATTGATAAGCTTGAAATTGAAAAGAGTTCCGTCGTTGAAAAGACAGTAACCCTAGAACAAGGAGATGCTCAGCTTAAGCAACAGCTAGCTCAGGCGGAAGATGAGAAGATTACCATCCAAACCTCGACGGAAGCTCCTTCGGCGATCGCCCCTAGGAAGCCACCAGTAGATTACGACATTACCACCATTGAACAGATTTTAGAAGCCGAAGTAGATGGGGGTATTCACACTTCAAAATGGTCTCTTGAACTCACCCAAGCGATTTACTTTGCTCTGATTAAGCTAGGTTTCTTAGACCCCTCAGACACCCTTGAAAAAGTAGCGGATGGTTGGAAGATCTTCAAAGAGAGTATTAACCAAAACTCTCCAGATATGATTGGGACAGGCAGTGCCCAATCGCTAGTGACTGCTTTGCAGGCTTCAGAGGAATCGACCCCTCATCAACCTGTTATCTCTTCCTATGACGTTGCCGGTATTTCGGATAGCGCTATCAGCCTCATTAAAACCAGCGAAGGATTTAGATCAAAAGCCTACGCCGATCCCGGGCATGGTTGGAGCTTGACAACCATTGGGTATGGCACGACGAAGTATCCCCCAGATGGTAGCCCTGTAAAAAGAGGTGACACTATCAGTGTCGAAAAGGCCGAAAAATGCTTGAAATACCAACTCGAGCATGACTTCAAACCGGCGTTAGAAAAGATACCTACCTGGCCTCGCATGAACAGTAACCAGCAGGGAGCCCTCTATAGTTTTGCCTACAACTTAGGAAAAGGGTTTTATCAAGGCCACAACTTCGATTCAATCACTGACTTATGTGATCATCCTGATTGGTGGGAAGATGCCGCAAAGGTAAAACAGATTTTCGTACTATATAACAAATCCAATGGCAAGGTAATGCCAGGGTTGGTAACTAGGCGGCAGGCCGAAGCCGATCTGTTTTGCCAGCCAGCGCTAAGCAATAAAGGCACCGCCTTAGTTGAGAAAGATCATCAGCCGTCGCAGCTGTTGAAACATTGCTATGTCAGCGATCCCAACCCTCCTTTGAACGTACGGTCAGGGCCGGGGACAAGATTTGAGAAGGTCGATACCCTAGCCAATGACTCCCGAGTCACAGTCACCGGAGAGGATGCGGGTTGGCTCCAGATTACCCATCCGGTAAACGGATGGATCTTTGAAAAGAATACGTCCAAGTTTTTGATGAGACTGACCAGTGATGACAATCCGCCGACAAACGTTCGGTCAGGACCTGGTCAACACTTCGATGTGGTTCACAAGCTAGATAATGGCACGTCCATACGAGTAATTGATGAAAAAGAGGGTTGGCTGCAGCTAGCTGGCCCGGTAGACGGCTGGATTTCTCGTAAGCTGGTAATCTCATCTAGTCGCGGCATCAGTGCTAGTCCCGCACCGGCGTCTATGTCAGAAGCGCAAAAGTATGAACAGTACCGCCAACTTGTTCTGGCGGTTGGCGGCAAGTTTAGAGAAAGCGCTAACCAGCGTAACTTAATTGGCTTTCGCAAGGAGACAAGCACTCGCGCTAACAGTGGTAGGGGTGAGTATGATGATCTACTGTTTATGGTTTGGAAGAGTGGTGTAGGGCAGTATCAGCTCCGTGAATACTCATTCTGCACAGAACCATCAGGTCAGTATGAACATCGAAGCAAACTGCCACATAGAAGGCACCCCCAGGGCGTCGATGCGAATAGTGATGGCTGGAGAGATCTCGGTAGAATACCCTCTGGATATTATGAATATAGGAAATGGAGTTCGAGCCTATTTCCCAGGGCTCTGCGGGTAACGGCAGAAATCATGGCTGAACGCGATACAGATCACGATGGCATCTTCGAGCCCCATGAGCCTAGAGCAGGTGAACAACAAAGTATGTTGTTTCATGCAGGAGGTCACAACAATACGTTTAGTGCGGGATGTCAGACATT